The nucleotide window ATCTACAATCGAATCGGAATTGACAAAATTGGATGAGGGGTTAAAAAAATCCAAAACACAATTAATTGCGATTAGAGAAAAAGTAAAAGAAAAAATGGGAGAAGACAAAGCTTCGATTTTTGACGGGCATATAATGCTTCTTGAAGATGAAGATTTGATTATGGAAGTTCAGGAAAAAATAAAAGGGGAAGGAATGCCTGCAGCAAAAGCCTTGAACGAAGGAATAGAAGAGTATTGTGAAATGATTTCTCAATTGGATGATCCTTACTTGAGAGAAAGAGCTGCTGATTTGAAAGACATCGGGAAAAGATGGATTAAAAATTTGTTAGGTATGAAAATTTATGATTTAAGTAATCTTGAACCCGGAACTATTGTTGTTACTTATGATTTGACACCTTCAGATACTGCACAACTTGATTTGGAAAACTGTGCAGGATTTATAACTGAAATAGGGGGAAAAACTGCTCACTCGGCAATAATGGCAAGATCCCTTGAGTTGCCGGCAGTAGTGGGTGTAAAAGGAATACTTGGAGAAGCTAAAGACGGGGATACGGTCGTAATGGACGGAGAAGCCGGAGAGTTATTTTTAAATCCTCCTGCTGAAATTATAACAGAATACAAAGAAAAAAGTGAAGTTATAAAAAAAGAAAAAGAAGAATTGAAAAAATTAATAAATGAAGATGCAATTACACCTGACGGAAGAAAAGTGGATATCTGGGGAAATATCGGAAAACCTGATGATGTTGATGCGGTTATAGAGGCGGGAGCTACAGGAGTAGGATTATACAGAACTGAATTTTTATTTATGAATTCGGATCATTTTCCTACTGAAGAAGAACAGTATCGTGCATACAGAGTAGTTGCAGAAAAAATGAAAGGAAAACCTGTAACTATAAGAACTATGGATATAGGTGGAGATAAAGAACTTCCTTATCTTGATTTGCCGAAAGAATTAAATCCTTTCTTGGGATATAGAGCAATAAGAATATCGTTGGAAAATAAAGATATGTTTAAAACTCAGTTGAGAGCTATATTAAGAGCATCTCAATACGGTCAAATAAAAATAATGTATCCTATGATAAGTTCTATTAACGAAATCAGAAAAGCCAACGCTATTTTGGAAGAATGTAAAAAAGAACTTGATGAAATAGGAAAAGTATACGACAGAAATATAAAAGTGGGAATAATGGTTGAAACTCCTTCTACTGCTATAATTGCCTATAAATTTGCAAAAGAAGTGGATTTCTTCTCAATAGGAACAAATGACCTGACTCAATATTTCCTTGCTGTAGATAGAGGGAATGAAATGGTTTCCACATTGTATAATTCATTTAATCCGGCAGTGTTGGAAGCTATACAGAAAGTAATAGATGCTGCTCATGATGCAAATATAAATGTAAGCATGTGCGGAGAATTTGCAGGAGATAAAAAAGCGACTAAATTGCTTTTAGGAATGGGACTTGATTCATTCAGTATGAGTGCTTCTTCTACATTGCAAGTTAAGAAAACTATAAGAAGCAGTAACTATGAAGATGCACAAAAATACAGAGATTTAATTTTACAACAAAATACACCTGAAGAGGTTTTGGAACATTTATTACCATAAAGTATTTGTTTTTAGGGGATGAAACATCCCCTAAGACCCCTTTTCAGCCCCAAATTTTACATGCTCAAAAATACACGTGAGCTATGAAAGCAAAAAAGATGCTTTCATAACGCTCACTAACACATTTTTTTCGCTGTAAAATCTGAAGGCTGATTTTTTTGTTTTTCCGACATTAAAATTTTAGTCGATTAGTTTTTGTTGATTTTTTTGAGAAAAGTAGGATAATTCTTATCTTATTTTAAGTTTTCTTTGTTATAATAAAACACGATAATTTATATAAAAATAAGGGAGGAATATATATGGATCATAAAGTTGTGTTATTTTTAGTTGAAGGATTTGAAGAAATTGAAGCAATGGCACCGATTGACTTAATGAGAAGAGCAGGAATAACAGTGGATACAATTTCTATCACAAAAGAAAAGAATGTTATAAGTTCGAGGGGAGTAACAGTTCTCACTGATAAAATAATAGATGAAATAAATTTTGAAGAATATGAAATGATAGTTTTACCGGGAGGTCCGGGAACTGATAATTATATGAAATCGGATAAATTGAGAGAAAAATTGAAAGAATTTTCTATTGAGAAAAAAGTTGGGGCAATATGTGCAGCTCCTACAATATTATCAGCATTGGGATTATTGAAAGGCAAAAAAGCGGTATGCTTTCCTTCATGTGAAAGTGAAATAATAAAAGACGGTGCAATTTTGGAAGTAAAAAATGTAGTAAAAGATGGAAATATCATAACAGGAAGAGCTGCAGGAACAGCAATTGACTTTGCTTTGGAGATAATAAAAGAACTGGTTGGAGAAGAGAAAGCTGAAAAGATTGCGAGTCAGATAGTATATAAATCATAAACAAAAATTATCCGAGAATAATTAAAACATAAATAATTTATATCTTTTAAAAAACACAATATATTGTGTTTTTTTTTATTTGCTCTCCCATATAATACAAAAAAATAAAAAACACTTGTTAGAAAAAGATATCAAAGAAAAAAATAATTGAAAATTTTAAAAAATAAGGTTATATTATAGAAGTGGTAAAAAGTGGAGAAAAGTGGTAAAGAGTGGAAAAGTTGTTAAAAACGTTGAAAATACTAGCTAAATAAAACACTGGAAGAAAGATTAGGGAAAAAGTAAAGAAAAAATTAGGAAAGATTATGAAATTTAAAAGGTTAGAAAAAAATTAGGTTGAAAATTAAGGAAGTTATTAAAAAAGTTATTTAAGGAAAAGGTGGCTACTATGTTTATGGGAGAGTTTTCCTGTAAGGTAGATAACAAAGGCAGACTTATGCTGCCCGTTAAATTCAGAGAACAGCTGGGTGAAGGGGAATTTGTTATTACCAGAGGGTTGGACAATTGTATAGATTTGTTTCCCATAGAAGAATGGGAGCACAGAATGGAAAAGCTGAAACAGTTGAAAACTACAAACAGTAATCATAGAGCCTATCAGCGTTTTATATTATCGGCAGCCACAAAATTAACTTTAGACAGTCAGGGGCGTTTAAATTTACCTTCATCTCTTATAGGACATGCAGAAATTTCTAAAAATGCCACTGTAATGGGAAGTGATGATCATATAGAAATATGGTCTGAAGAAAAATGGAACGACTATATTAATCAAAAAAGCGGAATTATTGAAGATATAGTTGACGGAATGGATTTTTAAATTATTTGGTAAAGAAAGGAGCTTAAAGTGGAGTATCATAAACCGGTTTTATTTGATGAAGTTATGGAAAATATAATAACAAAAGAAAAAGCAATTTATGTTGATTGCACTTTGGGCGGAGGCGGTCATACCGAAGGGATTTTAAAAAGTTCCTCTGACGATTCTAAAGTTATTGCCATAGATCAGGACATTGAAGCAATTAATTTTGCAAAAAAAAGACTGGAAAATTACGGAAATAAAATGGAAATTTTTCAGGATAATTTCAGAAATATTGATACTGTAGTATATTTTGCAGGATTTAATAAAGTAGACAGAATACTTATGGATATAGGAGTTTCGTCAAATCAGCTGGATAATATTGAAAGGGGTTTTTCCTATAAATATGAAGCTAAGCTTGATATGAGAATGAATAAGGAACTTTCTGTAAGTGCTTATGATGTAGTAAATAAATTTGCCGAAAAAGAAATAGCCGATATTATATATAAATACGGAGAAGAACCGAAATCGAGAAAAATAGCGAAAAACATAGTGGAATACAGAAAAAATAAAAATATAGAAACGACTGTCGAATTGTCGGATATAGTCATAAAATCAATCGGAAAGAGTATGAAAAAGCATCCTTCCAAAAGAACTTTTCAAGCGATAAGAATATTTGTGAATAAAGAACTTGAAGTTTTAGAGGAAGCGTTGGATAAAGCAGTTAATTTGTTAAATAAAGGCGGGAAGCTGCTTGTGATAACTTTTCATTCTCTTGAAGACAGAATGGTAAAAGAGAAATTCAGAAAATATGAAAATCCGTGCGTATGTCCGCCGGAATTGCCGGTTTGTGTATGCAAAAAAGAAAGTTTAGGAAAAATTGTTACGAAAAAGCCTATTACAGCAAAAAATGAGGAATTGGAGATAAATAATAGAGCTCATTCGGCAAAACTGAGAATATTTGAAAGGAGTTAGAACATGAATAAGAAAAAATTACAAATGATAGAATTTCCAAGTATTTCACATACAATAAAAAAATATGACAACTTTCAAAACGAAGTAATAATCACTGTTCCCCGAAGAGTTCAACCGAAAGTAAAGAAAAGAACCGTTGTTAAAGTAAAAGGATGCAGTATTCCTGCTGTTGTTGCGGCATTTATTTATGTTGTACTGATTGTATCAATGTTAATGGGAAGAATGTGGATGACATACACTGTTTCCAATTTAGGTATTGAAAAAACAAATGTTGAAAATAAATTGAACGAATTGAAAAAAGAAGTTGATACCCTTGAAAATACTTATATATCGAATTTTGATTTGAAACAGGTAGAGGAAAAATCAAAGGAATTAGGTTTTGTGCCGAATAATGATATGAAGTATGTTAAAATAAATAATTAGAGTTATTTTCTATGGTTTTATTCCCGTATTATTTAAGACGTGCTGTTTTTAGAAATACGGGAATTTTTTTGAAAACTGAAATTTTTTATATTTTAGCTATTCAAAAATCAAATAGCAAGATAAAAAAAGCGTTGACACGAGAAAATAAAAGTGATAGAATAAAAAATGACTTGTGGGTCATTTTGAAATAAAAATTTAAGAAAGCAAAAAAACGAAAATGTGGTATAATTATAACGTATAGGTTAATTTGCTGCAAACAAAATTCTGAAAAAGGAGGAAATAAATTTGGCAAAAGAAGTATTGGAAAAAATTAAAAGTACTGAAAAAGAAGCTGATGAAATTATTATAAAAGCTAATGAAAATGCTAAAAACATCTTGAAAGATATTGATAAAAAAATAAAAGATGACAGTGAAAAAATAATTTTTGATGCTCAACAGGAAATTAAAGAGCAGGAAGAGAAAACAGTAGAAGAAGTCAATAAAGATGTCGAGTTTCTTCTGAATAAAGAAAGAGAAAGCCTGAAAAGCATTTTGGATATTGATGAAGGCAAAATGAATGAAATAGTGAATTTATTAGCAGAGAGGATTGTGAAATAAATAATGGCAATAGTTAAAATGAGTAAGTTTAATTTAATTGCTTTCGACTCCCAAAGAGCTAAAATCTTAAAAGGACTTCAAAAATTTAAAGAAGTCAGTTTTATTGATATTAATGAAGATGATAATGAAGAAGAAATCCTGAATAGAGTTTTCGATAATGAAGAGTTGACTAAAATTGAAGAAAGACTTTATTCTGTTGATTATTCGATTAAGTTGCTGAAAAGATATCAGGTGATTAAAAAAGATATAAAGTTAATGATGAAAGGTAATGATAATTATACCTTTGAGGAGTTGGCTAAAAAAGCGGCTGTGTATGACTGGAAAGAAATATGTCGGAAACTGAAAAAATTAGGCTCAAATCTGGATGAAGTACGTTCGAAAATATCTAAAAAATATGGTGAACTTGAAAGTGTATCTTTATGGAAAAGACTGGATGTGAATCCTGAGGCACTGAAAAATCTTAAAACGGTGGACACTTATTTGGGAACAGTACCTTTTAAATTAAAAAATGATTTTATTTCCAAAATAAGTGAACTTGATAAAACTTATTATGAAGAGTTGAGAGTTACGAAAGATGATGTTTATTATCTGGTTATATCCGATAAAAGTGAATCTGAAAAAGAAAAACTTGCTGAAACTTTTAGAGATACGAGTTTTGTTGTAACAGATATTAAACTGGATGCAGTGCCTGAAGAACAGATGAATGTACTTAAAAAAGAAATTCAGGAACTTAAAGATGAAAAGCATGCTTTAAAAGATGAAATAAAAAGCTATGACGAAGAGTTGAGTAGCTTGGAAGCCGTTTATGAATATCTGAAAAATAAGAAGTTGAGAATTACCGAAACGGAGAAAATGGCTAAAACTGAAAATACATGTATATTAAGAGGCTGGATTCCTACAGGAAGAAAAGAGGAATTTGAAAAAACAGTAAAGGAAATAACACACGGAAATTATTATACGGAATTTGAAGAAGCCGACTTGGAAGATGAGAAAGTTCCGATAAAATTGAAAAACGGAAAAATTGTAAGTGCATTTGAGAATTTGACTGAAATGTATGCTTTACCTAAATATAACGAAATAGATCCTACACCTTTGTTTACACCGTTTTATATAGTGTTCTTCGGAATGATGGGTGCAGATGTCGGATACGGACTGATTCTTTTATTAGGAACGTTGTTTACCTTAAAATTTGTAAATTTGAATAAAAAAATGAAACTTATGGTACAATTTTTCTTTTATTTAAGTTTCTCAGTAATAATATGGGGATTCTTATATGGCTCATATTTCGGTGCCGAAATGCCAGGAATGTGGCGGTTGATAAATCCTGCCAATGAATTTCAGAAACTGTTAATAGGATCGATGATATTTGGATTGATACATTTATTTTTCGGACTTGCGATTAAGGCATACTTGCTGTTTAAGGCAAAAAAACCTTTAGATGCTCTGTATGACGTAGGTTTCTGGTATATGGCTCTTGCAGGAGGAATAGTTTATCTTGTATTCTCTTTGATGAAACTCTCCCCTGTCGTTACAAATATATCTATGTGGATAATGATTGTAGGGATGATAGGAATAGTA belongs to Pseudoleptotrichia goodfellowii and includes:
- the rsmH gene encoding 16S rRNA (cytosine(1402)-N(4))-methyltransferase RsmH, with protein sequence MEYHKPVLFDEVMENIITKEKAIYVDCTLGGGGHTEGILKSSSDDSKVIAIDQDIEAINFAKKRLENYGNKMEIFQDNFRNIDTVVYFAGFNKVDRILMDIGVSSNQLDNIERGFSYKYEAKLDMRMNKELSVSAYDVVNKFAEKEIADIIYKYGEEPKSRKIAKNIVEYRKNKNIETTVELSDIVIKSIGKSMKKHPSKRTFQAIRIFVNKELEVLEEALDKAVNLLNKGGKLLVITFHSLEDRMVKEKFRKYENPCVCPPELPVCVCKKESLGKIVTKKPITAKNEELEINNRAHSAKLRIFERS
- the ptsP gene encoding phosphoenolpyruvate--protein phosphotransferase — translated: MKRLTGIGASEGVSIGKVLLFIEEEMVIPQEKSESTIESELTKLDEGLKKSKTQLIAIREKVKEKMGEDKASIFDGHIMLLEDEDLIMEVQEKIKGEGMPAAKALNEGIEEYCEMISQLDDPYLRERAADLKDIGKRWIKNLLGMKIYDLSNLEPGTIVVTYDLTPSDTAQLDLENCAGFITEIGGKTAHSAIMARSLELPAVVGVKGILGEAKDGDTVVMDGEAGELFLNPPAEIITEYKEKSEVIKKEKEELKKLINEDAITPDGRKVDIWGNIGKPDDVDAVIEAGATGVGLYRTEFLFMNSDHFPTEEEQYRAYRVVAEKMKGKPVTIRTMDIGGDKELPYLDLPKELNPFLGYRAIRISLENKDMFKTQLRAILRASQYGQIKIMYPMISSINEIRKANAILEECKKELDEIGKVYDRNIKVGIMVETPSTAIIAYKFAKEVDFFSIGTNDLTQYFLAVDRGNEMVSTLYNSFNPAVLEAIQKVIDAAHDANINVSMCGEFAGDKKATKLLLGMGLDSFSMSASSTLQVKKTIRSSNYEDAQKYRDLILQQNTPEEVLEHLLP
- a CDS encoding DJ-1 family glyoxalase III, producing MDHKVVLFLVEGFEEIEAMAPIDLMRRAGITVDTISITKEKNVISSRGVTVLTDKIIDEINFEEYEMIVLPGGPGTDNYMKSDKLREKLKEFSIEKKVGAICAAPTILSALGLLKGKKAVCFPSCESEIIKDGAILEVKNVVKDGNIITGRAAGTAIDFALEIIKELVGEEKAEKIASQIVYKS
- the mraZ gene encoding division/cell wall cluster transcriptional repressor MraZ; protein product: MFMGEFSCKVDNKGRLMLPVKFREQLGEGEFVITRGLDNCIDLFPIEEWEHRMEKLKQLKTTNSNHRAYQRFILSAATKLTLDSQGRLNLPSSLIGHAEISKNATVMGSDDHIEIWSEEKWNDYINQKSGIIEDIVDGMDF
- a CDS encoding V-type ATP synthase subunit I, which encodes MAIVKMSKFNLIAFDSQRAKILKGLQKFKEVSFIDINEDDNEEEILNRVFDNEELTKIEERLYSVDYSIKLLKRYQVIKKDIKLMMKGNDNYTFEELAKKAAVYDWKEICRKLKKLGSNLDEVRSKISKKYGELESVSLWKRLDVNPEALKNLKTVDTYLGTVPFKLKNDFISKISELDKTYYEELRVTKDDVYYLVISDKSESEKEKLAETFRDTSFVVTDIKLDAVPEEQMNVLKKEIQELKDEKHALKDEIKSYDEELSSLEAVYEYLKNKKLRITETEKMAKTENTCILRGWIPTGRKEEFEKTVKEITHGNYYTEFEEADLEDEKVPIKLKNGKIVSAFENLTEMYALPKYNEIDPTPLFTPFYIVFFGMMGADVGYGLILLLGTLFTLKFVNLNKKMKLMVQFFFYLSFSVIIWGFLYGSYFGAEMPGMWRLINPANEFQKLLIGSMIFGLIHLFFGLAIKAYLLFKAKKPLDALYDVGFWYMALAGGIVYLVFSLMKLSPVVTNISMWIMIVGMIGIVLTGGREAKSIGGKLGGGLYSLYGISGYVGDFVSYSRLMALGLSGGFIAQSMNMIAQMLGGSIYGLVFVPVILVVGHLFNLFLAFLGAYVHTSRLIYVEFFGKFYEGGGKAFKNFRTESKYINLED
- a CDS encoding F0F1 ATP synthase subunit B family protein, which encodes MAKEVLEKIKSTEKEADEIIIKANENAKNILKDIDKKIKDDSEKIIFDAQQEIKEQEEKTVEEVNKDVEFLLNKERESLKSILDIDEGKMNEIVNLLAERIVK